In Patagioenas fasciata isolate bPatFas1 chromosome 11, bPatFas1.hap1, whole genome shotgun sequence, the following proteins share a genomic window:
- the EDA2R gene encoding tumor necrosis factor receptor superfamily member 27 gives MACQESEYRDEHGKCTPCRKCMPGQELSKDCGDGGGGDAQCVPCPPRKFKDSWGHHGCKTCLSCALINRLQKSNCTATADAVCGECLPGFYRKARLSGQLDWECIPCTKQTPSSEPQCRSRTNLVKVAVPTVPPQDTALLALTSSALVIIVLVLLALSIIYCKRFWKSQCQRVFLRTQNFSGQRAMFPAAAVPGRFLCEEQMSGPCCLGVKNLSPCYRQAEGPVEAVQFISDGEALGLQLPALQPEPDVPLAGTASKGQRGRGLLESQPLIRAPPDAMAPLSSCASEMQHKWPHAPVECTELDLQKFSTQAEFVGGERPEDRAAQRIPAEAGGAGREGAWCPRSACPNPTAGSEEQPVDDAQSLVTQISSKTKGLPVAELPRSLVQSLAFLLDPSLNGTKNFSHVALELGVAPQFLGRLSGFEQLVAHLTRSGDAVTVPLLAQALQRLQRFDALLLLCDHFVLGQAQGRQC, from the exons ATGGCCTGCCAGGAGAGCGAGTACCGGGATGAGCATGGGAAATGCACCCCCTGCAGAAAGTGCATGCCCGGGCAGGAGCTTTCCAAG GACTGTGGTgacggcggcgggggggacgcacagtgtgtcccctgcccccccaggaaGTTCAAGGACAGCTGGGGCCACCACGGCTGCAAGACCTGCCTCTCCTGTGCCCTCATCAACCGCCTGCAGAAGTCCAACTGCACGGCCACGGCCGACGCTGTCTGCGGGGAGTGTCTGCCGGG GTTTTACCGCAAGGCGCGGCTGAGCGGGCAGCTGGACTGGGAGTGCATCCCCTGCACCAAGCAGACGCCGTCCTCCGAGCCGCAGT GTCGGTCCAGAACAAACCTGGTGAAGGTAGCCGTCCCCACCGTCCCGCCGCAGGACACGGCCCTTCTTGCGCTGACCAGCAGTGCCCTGGTCATCATCGTGCTGGTGCTTCTGGCACTGTCCATCATCTACTGCAAGCGGTTTTGGAAGAGCCAGTGCCAGCGGG TCTTCCTGAGGACTCAGAACTTCTCGGGCCAGCGAGCAATGTTCCCAGCGGCGGCGGTGCCCGGCAGGTTCCTGTGTGAGGAGCAGATGTCTGGTCCCTGCTGCCTGGGCGTGAAGAACCTGAGCCCCTGCTACAGGCAGGCAGAAG GCCCCGTGGAAGCGGTGCAGTTCATTTCGGACGGGGAAGCCCTGGGTCTGCAGCTCCCCGCTCTGCAGCCGGAGCCGGACGTGCCGCTGGCGGGCACTGCCTCCAAGGgccagcggggccgggggctccTGGAGAGCCAGCCCCTCATCCGGGCCCCGCCGGACGCCATGGCCCCGCTCTCCTCCTGCGCCTCCGAGATGCAGCACAAGTGGCCGCACGCCCCGGTGGAGTGCACAGAGCTGGACCTCCAGAAGTTCTCCACCCAGGCGGAGTTTGTGGGCGGCGAGCGGCCGGAGGACCGGGCAGCGCAGAGAATCCCGGCGGAGGCCGGCGGTGCGGGGCGGGAGGGAGCCTGGTGCCCGCGCTCCGCGTGCCCGAATCCCACTGCTGGGAGCGAGGAGCAGCCG GTGGATGACGCCCAGAGCCTTGTGACTCAGATCAGCAGCAAGACGAAGG GTCTGCCGGTAGCAGAGCTGCCCCGTTCCTTGGTGCAGTCGCTCGCCTTCTTGTTGGACCCTTCCTTGAACGGCACGAAGAACTTCAGCCACGTGGCGCTGGAGCTGGGCGTCGCACCGCAGTTCCTGGGACGGCTTTCTGGATTCGAGCAGCTCGTCGCTCACCTCACCCGCTCGGGAGACGCGGTCACTGTCCCGCTGCTGGCCCAGGCCCTGCAGCGGCTCCAGCGCTTCGACGCTTTGCTCCTGCTCTGTGACCACTTTGTGCTTGGCCAGGCCCAGGGTCGCCAGTGCTAG